The following are encoded in a window of Naumovozyma castellii chromosome 8, complete genome genomic DNA:
- the NCAS0H02020 gene encoding NAD(P)H-dependent oxidoreductase has product MKVFIVFAHPDRRSFNGSLLKETIGQFEADGHEVRVTDLYGQKWKAQIDEDDFPITHKKGERLHIGSASGEAFVNKELTKDVMEEIEKLLWADLVIFQFPMWWFGMPAILKGWVERVLVCHFGYGVGEFTPTHYGDRFGEGTLEGKKAMLIVTAGGRKDHYSSRGILGPIDHLLFPINHGVFFCTGMTPLPAFVTYGTDSATEEVFESYANELKCLLKNIGSIKPINYRKQNSGDYDIPSLILREGLERPGETGYDIHLIKD; this is encoded by the coding sequence ATGAAAGTTTTTATTGTATTTGCACACCCAGATAGACGTTCTTTTAACGGATCCTTATTAAAAGAAACTATTGGACAATTTGAAGCAGATGGTCATGAGGTAAGGGTAACTGATTTGTACGGACAAAAATGGAAAGCacaaattgatgaagatgatttccCTATTACTCATAAAAAAGGTGAGAGACTGCATATTGGAAGTGCCTCAGGTGAGGCTTTCgttaataaagaattaactAAGGATGtaatggaagaaattgaaaaattgttatGGGCTGATTTagttatttttcaattcccCATGTGGTGGTTTGGTATGCCTGCCATCTTAAAAGGTTGGGTAGAAAGAGTGCTCGTTTGCCATTTTGGGTACGGTGTTGGAGAGTTTACACCGACTCATTATGGTGACCGTTTTGGGGAAGGAACCCTGGAGGGAAAGAAGGCCATGTTAATTGTAACTGCTGGTGGAAGAAAAGATCATTATAGTTCAAGAGGTATCCTTGGTCCAATTGACCATTTATTGTTTCCAATCAATCATGGTGTCTTTTTTTGTACTGGAATGACTCCTTTACCAGCATTTGTAACCTATGGGACAGATTCTGCCACTGAAGAGGTTTTTGAAAGTTATGCAAACGAATTGAAGTGCCTTTTGAAGAACATTGGAAGTATTAAACCGATAAATTATAGAAAGCAAAACTCTGGTGATTATGACATTCCAAGTTTGATTTTGAGGGAGGGTTTAGAAAGACCTGGTGAAACCGGATATGACATTCATCTTATTAAAGATTGA
- the APE4 gene encoding aspartyl aminopeptidase (ancestral locus Anc_5.424), whose amino-acid sequence MLRRQMSTTVKAINYPQEFVKFLNASHSPYHAVHNIKAHLKEHGFSELNERDAWNGKLSQMGKYFVTRNNSSIIAFAIGGKWSPGNAIAITGAHTDSPTLRIKPLSKRTSEKYTQVGIECYGGGIWHSWFDSDLAIAGRVLVSDKKTGNIISRLVDLKKPLLKIPTLAIHLDREVNQKFEFNKESQLLPVAGLSKEETNTKDKGCDHNEKMSEEQFSSIKSIIERHHERLLELVAEELSIDSVDSIEDFELILYDNNPSCLGGLDDEFVFSGRLDNLTSCFTSMHGLSLAADVNIENESGIRLMACFDHEEIGSASAQGADSNFLPNILERLTSLRCTEDDVTKPLAKSLILESSSKSFFLSSDVAHAVHPNYASKYESQHKPLMGKGPVIKVNANQRYMTNSPGLVLLKKIADKAQVPLQFFVAANDSPCGSTIGPILASKTGIRTVDIGNPILSMHSIRETGGSADIELQIKLFKEFFENYSSLESKIIV is encoded by the coding sequence ATGCTTAGAAGACAAATGTCCACTACTGTAAAAGCCATAAATTATCCTCAAGAGTTTGtaaaattcttgaatgcTTCGCATTCACCATATCATGCAGTGCATAACATCAAGGctcatttgaaagaacaTGGGTTTagtgaattgaatgaaCGTGATGCATGGAACGGGAAGCTTTCTCAGATGGGTAAGTACTTTGTTACAAGgaacaattcatcaattattGCCTTTGCAATTGGTGGTAAATGGTCTCCCGGTAATGCTATAGCCATTACAGGTGCTCACACTGATTCACCCACTTTAAGGATTAAACCATTATCTAAGAGAACTAGTGAAAAATATACCCAAGTTGGTATTGAATGTTATGGAGGAGGGATTTGGCATTCTTGGTTTGATTCAGATTTAGCTATCGCTGGTAGAGTTCTTGTTAGCGATAAGAAAACTGGAAATATCATTTCAAGATTAgttgatttgaagaaaccattattgaaaattccAACTTTAGCAATTCATCTGGATAGGGAGGTtaatcaaaaatttgagTTCAATAAGGAGTCGCAATTGTTACCTGTTGCGGGACTATCGAAAGAGGAAACAAACACTAAAGATAAGGGTTGCGATCATAACGAAAAAATGTCCGAAGAGCAATTTTCATCTATCAAAtctattattgaaagacACCACGAGCGTCTTCTTGAGCTAGTTGCTGAAGAGCTCTCCATTGACTCTGTtgattccattgaagattttgaattaattctttatgaTAATAATCCATCATGTTTAGGAGGATTAGATGACGAATTTGTGTTCTCCGGAAGACTGGATAATCTAACGTCATGCTTCACCTCCATGCATGGGCTATCATTAGCTGCGGATgtaaatattgaaaatgaatctGGTATCAGATTAATGGCATGTTTTGATCACGAAGAAATTGGTTCAGCCTCCGCACAAGGTGCTGACTCCAACTTTTTACCTAATATTTTAGAAAGATTAACTTCTTTGAGATGTACTGAAGATGATGTGACTAAACCATTAGCGAAATCGCTTATCCTTGAATCATCCTCaaaatcatttttcttatcCAGTGATGTGGCCCATGCAGTTCATCCAAATTACGCAAGCAAATATGAATCTCAGCATAAGCCATTAATGGGCAAAGGTCCTGTCATCAAGGTAAATGCTAATCAACGTTACATGACGAATTCTCCTGGATTAGTCCTACTTAAAAAAATTGCCGATAAGGCTCAAGTTCCTTTACAATTCTTTGTTGCAGCTAACGATTCTCCATGTGGTAGTACTATTGGTCCAATCTTAGCCTCAAAGACAGGTATCAGAACAGTGGACATAGGTAATCCAATCCTAAGTATGCATTCGATAAGAGAAACTGGTGGTTCAGCCGATATAGAATTGCAaatcaaattattcaaagaattttttgaaaactATTCTTCCCTTGAAAGTAAGATTATAGTCTAG